In a genomic window of Aggregatimonas sangjinii:
- a CDS encoding SdrD B-like domain-containing protein, giving the protein MIKNYTAFQSVAKLVCVLLFAPILLLATGDHTKSTLANFYGAENTTIETSLSNESWEENTNYENDVHTNGAPTALDNLAPPCDIHVNAGPDQELCSDEPLQLSASVQNNNTCSTGCVYPIIEQRKCNSSNSSNNGFETVYIVSHNEDEPRFIASNQNFETFDDGTARFTATASNGHDTVQVDILYSGYTTNPPMGDPDDHRDDSPKDNNDPNNSCHYNQDFSTFGYYPNVEGTIISNRHGTYTVHADGPSFQIGDGGDVTRTGFGASGWFTLSGGNGYYEKGDINVALGDCQPQDNNAEVTYRWSTQDGNIIGNRNSQNIQVDQPGTYRVRVENCEGCRDSDTVVVTAFEVDAGDDVESCPEEEVTLTANPSSEPECSTCDESGSFSDGHQSVLYDLADCYSVGGNNSPNDYSEFTPAITNLDFATVNASIVYRNEGPHSCTTRSDPGRAACFGFGGADSNSFIDDAPRAVRFDYTLNADKGQAAKLDSFSFDEFAPEHYRQTSSQNNSVNEGRNNYPTRFGYRVLKNGQEIFREVDIPTSQSNWLNRFFDFANNDEFIVAEGESATFSFELYAYDQFDNNGDKSVWDLDTIRINASSCEGTSTSDIDYLWSNGETTQSIIVSPDETTTYSVTATSCSGCSVTDEVTVTIGEITADAGPDIEICEGQEAVLTASGGETYLWSTGETTAEITVTQAGEYTVEVTGDTGCTGTDSVIVTVNDPQAGTISPNPAAVCLTGEDVTITGNPAGDANVPDGYTLAFVLTSGDDLVIQDLSSAPEFNIAEGGKYTIHPFVFPSDFDPSTVVEFGSTTGFDVNSLLVQGGGDLCASLDVVGAMVIVSDPDAGTVTPVAGTVCLETGLVGISASPNGDATIPDGYTLAYVLTSGDDLVIQNLSTEPEFSVSADGKYTIHPFVYPSSFDPLSVVTPGVTTGGEVNALLVQGGGDLCASLDVAGAMVIVEDQVNIGNYVWNDENQDGCQDGEMGINGITVSLFQCTDGTNPTGNAIASMETQDDSNGLPGYYNFKVCRNSGEYIVVFDIPTGFEATESNNCSDDTTDSDIDDNGNSGCFEILDDDNLTVDAGIFDPVNVGDTVFFDNDRDGVQDPDEDGVAGVTVQLKDTAGNVIDETATDANGNYLFEAVAPGEYVIMFVPGTLPADYVFSPTDQGGDDAADSDADQDGNTQPFTVTAGQDDDLTFDAGINLPRASLGDTVFLDEDQDGIQDPGEEGVSGITVSLYICGETEAIATTTTDGNGNYEFADLEPNTEYYVGIDVPADFVTSPADQGGDDAADSDVDEDGVSDCVELSPGENDTTIDAGIYNPVNVGDTVFFDNDRDGVQDPDEDGVAGVTVQLKDTAGNVIEETATDANGNYLFEAVAPGEYVIMFVPGTLPADYVFSPADQGGDDAADSDADTDGNTQPFTVTAGQDDDLTFDAGINLPRASLGDTVFLDEDQDGIQDPGEEGVSGITVSLYICGETEAIATTTTDGNGNYEFADLEPNTEYYVGIDVPADFVTSPADQGGDDAADSDVDEDGVSDCVELSPGENDTTIDAGIFNPVNIGDTVFFDNDRDGVQDPDEDGVAGVTVQLKDTAGNVIDETVTDANGNYLFEAVAPGEYVIMFVPGTLPADYVFSPADQGGDDAADSDADQDGNTQPFTVTAGQDDDLTFDAGINIPCPTDFADAGDDVTICATGEVTLTATGGATYLWSTGATTASITVSPTSDTTYTVTVTTDDACEDTDEVVVIVLDPQAGTIIPNPAVCLEGDSVMISAVPDGNAVVPTGYTLAYVLTSGDDLVIQDLSNAPEFSVADAGKYTIHPFVFPSDFDPLSVVTPGETTGGQVNALLVQGGGDLCASLDVTGAMVNVNPLPEVSVEDAEICAGQTATLTAEGSDDVTYLWSNGETTASITVSDAGEYTVTVTSAEGCEASDSAVVTVTDPQAGTITPTPAVCLDGGAATILAIPDGNAQVPAGYTLAYVLTSGDDLVIQDLSSTPEFSVADAGMYTIHPFVFPSDFDPLSVVTPGETTGGQVNALLVQGGGDLCASLDVNGAMINVNPLPTADAGADIAICTGDSTILTASGGGTYLWSTGDTTASITVSPTVDTTYTVTVTSDDGCEDTDEVVVSINPIVIAVAGDDVAVCVGESATLTASGGESYLWSTGETSASIIVSPTEDTTYTVEVTSAEDCTDTDEVVVSINPEVVANAGADIAVCSGDDATLTASGGGTYLWSTGETSASIIVSPTEDTTYTVEVTSAEGCTDTDEVVVSINPEVVANAGADIAVCSGDDATLTASGGGTYLWSTGETSASIIVSPTEDTTYTVEVTSAEGCTDTDEVVVSINPEVVANAGADIAICSGDDATLTASGGESYLWSTGETSASIIVSPTEDTTYTVEVTSAEGCTDTDEVVVSINPEVVANAGADIAVCSGDDATLTASGGGTYLWSTGETSASIIVSPTEDTTYTVEVTSAEGCTDTDEVVVSINPEVVANAGADIAVCSGDDATLTASGGGTYLWSTGETSASIIVSPTEDTTYTVEVTSAEGCTDTDEVVVSINPEVVANAGSDVTSCSGELLTLTATGGVSYLWSNGETTAAIEVAPTAATTYTVTVTSAEGCTDTDDVFVNVENKVSVGDYVWNDVNENGIQDDGDTGVNGVTVTLYQCNDGSNSGGTMISSTVTANEPTTNAPGYYALDVCPNSGEYYVVFSTPGGFEFTESNVGDSALNSDADANGVTGCFTVGGTDITTIDAGLISLCDIDATVLGEEEICVGEEATILASGGDTYLWSNGETTASITVAPTETTTYTVVVTDSTIPDCSAELSFTVEVQSIAIDAGPDVTIESGESTLLTVSGAGDSDTILWSTGESTASITVAPIGTTTYSVTVVNDLGCIGEDSVTVNVNSACGINPAFKILPRDQPGTYTPGNSTAACLGDNLYLWMHMDPDNLFDGLAEDYSEWSFTFEFPNGDVIVQDSRPIWPGNQRVEKLDLQESDFGDINISWVSPDGCVGSTVFTLNFPDGSSCGPNGTRISDFYALGAVYPVPAQSGSTITLEVNTKTKSISTAKGASQSKNFVVPTSKTTIQVSLYNLSGRLVETPKSYDVETGMVKVYHELSNLPTGTYIIRVDGDEWFDSDNIIIE; this is encoded by the coding sequence ATGATTAAAAATTACACTGCATTTCAGTCAGTTGCGAAACTGGTATGCGTACTCCTTTTTGCGCCAATTCTTTTGCTGGCAACAGGAGACCATACAAAATCAACGCTTGCGAACTTCTATGGTGCCGAAAACACTACCATAGAGACCTCTTTGTCAAATGAGTCTTGGGAGGAGAACACCAACTACGAAAATGATGTCCATACCAATGGGGCACCAACAGCTTTGGATAATCTGGCACCGCCTTGCGACATTCATGTCAACGCCGGGCCTGATCAGGAACTCTGTTCTGATGAACCTCTTCAATTAAGTGCTTCTGTTCAGAATAACAATACCTGTTCTACCGGCTGCGTGTATCCTATCATCGAACAACGAAAATGTAATAGTAGTAACAGCAGTAACAACGGCTTTGAAACAGTTTACATCGTTAGCCATAATGAAGATGAACCCCGGTTCATAGCAAGCAACCAAAATTTTGAGACCTTCGATGATGGTACGGCAAGATTTACAGCTACTGCATCTAATGGACATGATACGGTTCAAGTGGACATTCTTTACAGTGGATACACTACCAATCCTCCCATGGGTGATCCCGATGACCATAGAGATGATAGTCCAAAGGACAATAATGACCCGAACAATTCCTGTCATTACAATCAAGATTTTTCAACTTTCGGTTATTACCCCAACGTTGAGGGTACCATTATATCCAACCGACATGGTACTTATACAGTGCACGCCGACGGTCCGTCATTTCAGATTGGTGATGGTGGAGATGTTACGAGGACCGGCTTTGGAGCATCAGGGTGGTTTACGCTGAGCGGAGGAAATGGTTATTACGAGAAAGGTGACATCAATGTGGCTCTAGGCGATTGCCAACCGCAAGACAACAATGCTGAAGTTACATACCGATGGAGCACTCAAGATGGCAATATCATCGGGAACAGAAACAGCCAAAATATTCAAGTCGACCAGCCAGGAACATATCGCGTTCGCGTCGAAAATTGTGAAGGTTGCCGGGATAGCGATACCGTAGTAGTTACGGCTTTTGAAGTAGATGCAGGTGATGATGTAGAGAGTTGCCCCGAGGAGGAAGTAACGCTTACCGCGAATCCATCCAGTGAACCGGAATGCTCAACCTGTGATGAGTCCGGTAGTTTTTCTGACGGACATCAAAGTGTACTATACGATCTAGCGGATTGTTATTCCGTTGGAGGAAATAATAGCCCCAACGACTATAGTGAATTTACACCTGCGATTACAAATCTCGATTTTGCAACTGTAAATGCGAGCATTGTATATCGCAATGAAGGACCTCATTCCTGTACAACAAGGTCTGATCCTGGAAGGGCGGCCTGTTTTGGATTTGGAGGAGCGGATTCCAACTCCTTTATCGATGATGCACCAAGGGCAGTACGTTTCGATTACACATTGAACGCTGACAAGGGCCAAGCGGCTAAATTGGATAGTTTTTCATTTGACGAATTTGCTCCGGAACACTACCGACAAACCTCTTCTCAAAACAATTCGGTGAACGAAGGGCGTAATAATTATCCTACCCGATTTGGTTATCGCGTACTAAAAAATGGGCAGGAAATATTTAGAGAGGTAGATATACCAACCTCGCAGAGCAATTGGTTAAATAGGTTCTTCGATTTTGCAAATAATGATGAATTTATTGTAGCCGAAGGAGAATCGGCCACATTTTCCTTCGAATTGTATGCCTACGATCAATTTGATAACAATGGAGACAAAAGTGTCTGGGATTTAGATACGATTAGAATCAACGCTTCTTCATGTGAAGGAACGTCAACGTCTGATATCGATTACCTATGGTCAAACGGGGAAACCACCCAGTCAATTATTGTTTCACCCGATGAAACAACTACCTATTCCGTAACCGCGACCAGTTGCAGTGGCTGTTCCGTTACAGATGAGGTAACGGTAACCATTGGCGAAATTACTGCCGATGCCGGTCCTGATATCGAAATTTGCGAAGGACAAGAGGCGGTATTGACCGCTTCCGGAGGAGAAACCTATTTGTGGAGTACCGGGGAGACCACAGCGGAAATAACAGTCACCCAAGCTGGTGAATATACGGTAGAGGTGACTGGTGATACCGGTTGTACAGGAACGGATAGTGTAATCGTAACGGTAAACGATCCACAAGCAGGTACGATTTCGCCGAATCCGGCAGCCGTATGCCTTACAGGGGAAGATGTGACGATTACCGGAAATCCAGCTGGTGATGCCAATGTACCCGATGGGTACACCTTGGCATTTGTACTGACTTCAGGGGACGATTTGGTCATCCAAGACCTATCCAGCGCTCCTGAATTCAATATTGCCGAAGGTGGAAAATATACGATTCATCCTTTTGTATTCCCTTCTGATTTCGATCCATCGACAGTTGTTGAATTCGGAAGTACAACAGGATTTGACGTCAATAGTCTTTTAGTTCAAGGAGGAGGCGACCTTTGCGCATCTTTGGATGTGGTAGGTGCTATGGTCATCGTTTCCGATCCGGATGCAGGAACCGTAACCCCAGTGGCCGGAACAGTCTGTCTGGAAACCGGATTAGTCGGAATTTCAGCAAGCCCAAACGGTGATGCAACCATTCCTGACGGATATACCTTAGCCTATGTATTGACATCGGGAGATGATTTGGTCATTCAGAACCTTTCGACAGAACCTGAATTCAGCGTTTCCGCAGACGGAAAATATACCATACATCCTTTTGTGTATCCTTCTTCCTTTGATCCATTAAGTGTGGTTACTCCCGGAGTTACCACAGGTGGTGAGGTAAATGCACTATTGGTGCAAGGGGGTGGTGATCTTTGCGCATCTTTGGATGTTGCAGGTGCCATGGTCATTGTTGAAGACCAAGTGAATATCGGCAACTATGTTTGGAACGACGAAAATCAAGACGGTTGTCAGGATGGAGAAATGGGAATCAACGGCATTACCGTTTCTCTTTTTCAATGTACCGATGGAACAAATCCTACCGGAAATGCAATCGCTTCTATGGAAACACAGGACGATTCAAACGGATTGCCGGGTTATTACAATTTCAAGGTCTGTAGAAATTCAGGAGAGTATATCGTAGTTTTCGATATTCCAACTGGCTTCGAAGCTACCGAAAGTAATAATTGTTCGGATGACACTACCGATTCCGACATTGACGATAATGGAAATTCAGGATGTTTCGAAATCCTAGATGATGATAACCTTACCGTGGATGCCGGTATTTTTGACCCCGTCAACGTGGGCGATACCGTGTTCTTCGACAACGATCGGGACGGCGTACAGGATCCCGACGAGGACGGTGTCGCAGGGGTGACAGTACAGCTTAAGGACACCGCAGGGAACGTCATCGACGAGACCGCCACAGATGCCAACGGGAACTACCTCTTCGAGGCCGTTGCACCGGGCGAGTACGTGATCATGTTCGTACCGGGCACGTTGCCCGCCGACTACGTCTTCTCACCGACCGACCAGGGCGGTGACGATGCGGCCGATTCCGACGCGGACCAAGACGGCAATACACAGCCGTTCACCGTGACGGCCGGACAGGACGACGACCTGACATTCGATGCGGGAATCAACCTGCCGAGGGCCTCACTTGGCGATACCGTGTTCCTCGACGAAGATCAGGACGGTATACAGGACCCGGGCGAGGAAGGCGTTTCAGGCATCACGGTCAGCCTCTACATCTGTGGGGAGACCGAGGCCATCGCGACAACGACAACCGACGGTAATGGCAACTACGAGTTCGCCGACCTGGAACCCAATACCGAATACTACGTCGGTATCGACGTACCTGCAGATTTCGTGACTTCGCCCGCCGACCAGGGCGGTGACGATGCGGCCGATTCAGACGTGGACGAGGACGGCGTGAGCGATTGCGTCGAGCTCTCCCCAGGGGAGAACGACACGACCATAGACGCAGGGATATACAACCCCGTCAACGTGGGCGATACCGTGTTCTTCGACAACGACCGGGACGGCGTACAGGATCCCGACGAGGACGGTGTCGCAGGGGTGACAGTACAGCTTAAGGACACCGCAGGGAACGTCATCGAGGAGACCGCCACAGATGCCAACGGGAACTACCTCTTCGAGGCCGTTGCACCGGGCGAGTACGTGATCATGTTCGTACCGGGCACATTGCCCGCCGACTACGTCTTCTCACCGGCCGACCAGGGCGGTGACGATGCGGCCGATTCCGATGCCGACACCGATGGCAATACGCAGCCCTTTACCGTGACGGCCGGACAGGACGACGACCTGACATTCGATGCGGGAATCAACCTGCCGAGGGCCTCACTTGGCGATACCGTGTTCCTCGACGAAGATCAGGACGGTATACAGGACCCGGGCGAGGAAGGCGTTTCAGGCATCACGGTCAGTCTCTACATCTGTGGGGAGACCGAGGCCATCGCGACAACGACAACCGACGGTAATGGCAACTACGAGTTCGCCGACCTGGAACCCAATACCGAATACTATGTCGGTATCGACGTACCTGCAGATTTCGTGACTTCGCCCGCCGACCAGGGCGGTGACGATGCGGCCGATTCAGACGTGGACGAGGACGGCGTGAGCGATTGCGTCGAGCTCTCCCCAGGGGAGAACGACACGACCATCGATGCCGGGATATTCAATCCCGTCAACATAGGCGATACCGTGTTCTTCGACAACGACCGGGACGGCGTACAGGATCCCGACGAGGACGGTGTCGCAGGGGTCACCGTACAGCTTAAGGACACCGCAGGGAACGTCATCGACGAGACCGTTACCGATGCCAACGGGAACTACCTCTTCGAGGCCGTTGCACCGGGCGAGTACGTGATCATGTTCGTACCGGGCACGTTGCCCGCCGACTACGTCTTCTCACCGGCCGACCAGGGCGGTGACGATGCGGCCGATTCAGACGCGGACCAAGACGGCAATACACAGCCGTTCACCGTGACGGCCGGACAGGACGACGACCTGACATTCGATGCGGGAATTAATATTCCTTGTCCAACAGACTTTGCAGATGCAGGTGATGATGTGACCATTTGTGCAACGGGGGAAGTAACCTTAACTGCTACGGGTGGCGCCACATATTTGTGGAGCACTGGAGCTACAACAGCTTCTATTACGGTTTCTCCAACCTCCGATACTACCTATACCGTAACCGTAACTACTGATGATGCTTGTGAAGATACCGATGAAGTAGTGGTAATCGTACTGGATCCCCAGGCCGGAACTATCATTCCAAATCCGGCAGTTTGCTTAGAGGGCGATAGTGTTATGATTTCTGCCGTACCAGATGGCAACGCAGTGGTTCCAACCGGATATACGTTGGCTTATGTATTGACTTCAGGAGATGATTTGGTCATCCAAGACCTTTCAAACGCTCCCGAGTTCAGTGTTGCCGATGCCGGTAAGTACACGATACACCCATTTGTATTTCCAAGTGATTTCGACCCGTTAAGTGTAGTAACTCCTGGTGAGACTACTGGAGGACAGGTCAATGCACTCTTGGTTCAAGGTGGTGGCGATCTTTGCGCCTCTTTGGATGTGACAGGTGCGATGGTCAATGTAAACCCTTTACCAGAAGTTAGTGTCGAGGATGCGGAAATTTGCGCAGGCCAAACGGCTACTTTAACGGCAGAAGGATCGGATGATGTGACCTACCTGTGGAGCAATGGTGAGACCACCGCTTCCATAACCGTCAGCGATGCCGGTGAATATACTGTTACCGTAACCAGTGCTGAAGGCTGTGAAGCTTCCGATAGTGCTGTTGTAACGGTTACCGATCCGCAGGCTGGAACTATCACTCCTACCCCAGCGGTATGTTTAGATGGTGGTGCAGCCACAATATTGGCAATACCTGATGGAAACGCACAAGTACCTGCAGGATACACTTTGGCATACGTACTTACTTCGGGAGATGATCTGGTCATCCAGGACCTTTCAAGTACTCCCGAGTTCAGTGTTGCCGATGCCGGTATGTACACGATACACCCATTTGTATTTCCAAGCGATTTCGACCCGTTAAGTGTCGTAACTCCTGGTGAGACTACTGGCGGACAGGTCAATGCGCTCTTAGTTCAAGGTGGTGGCGATCTTTGTGCCTCTCTGGATGTGAATGGTGCAATGATTAATGTAAACCCACTTCCGACAGCGGATGCAGGTGCCGACATAGCAATCTGTACTGGAGACAGTACAATCCTAACGGCTTCAGGTGGTGGAACATACTTGTGGAGCACGGGCGACACGACTGCTTCTATAACAGTTTCCCCAACTGTAGACACGACTTATACCGTTACCGTTACTTCGGATGATGGCTGCGAGGATACCGATGAAGTTGTAGTTTCTATTAACCCAATTGTAATCGCAGTTGCTGGCGATGATGTTGCTGTTTGTGTTGGCGAGAGCGCGACACTTACCGCTTCCGGTGGCGAAAGCTACCTATGGAGTACCGGTGAGACATCGGCATCCATTATCGTTTCCCCAACGGAGGATACTACCTATACCGTGGAGGTTACCTCGGCCGAAGACTGTACCGATACGGACGAGGTCGTCGTATCGATCAACCCAGAGGTCGTTGCCAATGCGGGAGCCGATATCGCGGTCTGCTCAGGCGACGATGCGACATTGACCGCGAGCGGGGGCGGAACCTATCTATGGAGTACCGGTGAGACATCGGCATCCATAATCGTTTCCCCAACGGAGGATACTACCTATACCGTGGAGGTTACCTCGGCCGAAGGCTGTACCGATACGGACGAAGTCGTCGTATCGATCAACCCGGAGGTCGTTGCCAATGCGGGAGCCGATATCGCGGTCTGCTCAGGCGACGATGCGACATTGACCGCGAGCGGGGGCGGAACCTATCTATGGAGTACCGGTGAGACATCGGCATCCATTATCGTTTCCCCAACAGAGGATACTACCTATACCGTGGAGGTTACCTCGGCCGAAGGCTGTACCGATACGGACGAGGTCGTCGTATCGATCAACCCAGAGGTCGTTGCCAATGCGGGAGCCGATATCGCGATCTGCTCGGGAGACGATGCGACATTGACCGCGAGCGGTGGCGAAAGCTACCTATGGAGTACCGGTGAGACATCGGCATCCATTATCGTTTCCCCGACGGAGGATACTACCTATACCGTGGAGGTTACCTCGGCCGAAGGCTGTACCGATACGGACGAGGTCGTCGTATCGATCAACCCGGAGGTCGTTGCCAATGCGGGAGCCGATATCGCGGTCTGCTCAGGCGACGATGCGACATTGACCGCGAGCGGGGGCGGAACCTATCTATGGAGTACCGGTGAGACATCGGCATCCATTATCGTTTCCCCAACAGAGGATACTACCTATACCGTGGAGGTTACCTCGGCCGAAGGCTGTACCGATACGGACGAAGTCGTCGTATCGATCAACCCAGAGGTCGTTGCCAATGCGGGAGCCGATATCGCGGTCTGCTCAGGCGACGATGCGACATTGACCGCGAGCGGGGGCGGAACCTATCTATGGAGTACCGGTGAGACATCGGCATCCATTATCGTTTCCCCAACGGAGGATACTACCTATACCGTGGAGGTTACCTCGGCCGAAGGCTGTACCGATACAGACGAAGTCGTCGTATCGATCAACCCAGAGGTCGTTGCCAATGCGGGTAGCGATGTTACTTCATGCAGTGGGGAGTTGCTTACCTTGACCGCAACTGGTGGTGTAAGTTATCTATGGAGCAATGGTGAAACCACCGCTGCCATCGAAGTAGCACCTACAGCAGCTACAACATATACGGTTACTGTAACTTCCGCTGAGGGCTGTACAGATACCGATGATGTTTTTGTAAATGTGGAAAACAAGGTTTCCGTTGGGGATTACGTCTGGAACGATGTTAACGAAAATGGTATTCAGGATGATGGTGATACCGGGGTAAATGGAGTTACCGTAACCTTGTACCAATGCAATGATGGTTCGAACTCTGGAGGTACTATGATCAGTTCTACAGTTACGGCCAATGAACCCACGACCAATGCGCCTGGTTATTACGCCTTAGACGTATGCCCGAATAGCGGCGAATATTATGTCGTGTTCAGCACTCCGGGTGGGTTTGAATTTACAGAGAGTAATGTCGGGGATTCAGCACTTAATTCGGACGCCGATGCCAATGGCGTAACCGGTTGCTTTACTGTAGGCGGCACGGATATCACGACAATCGATGCGGGACTTATCAGCCTTTGCGATATCGATGCTACCGTTTTAGGAGAAGAGGAAATATGTGTTGGTGAGGAAGCTACCATATTGGCTTCGGGTGGTGACACCTACCTATGGAGCAATGGTGAAACCACCGCTTCGATTACGGTAGCTCCGACGGAAACTACGACCTATACGGTAGTAGTTACGGATAGTACCATTCCAGATTGCTCGGCGGAACTATCGTTTACAGTAGAGGTTCAATCAATCGCCATCGATGCTGGTCCGGATGTTACCATAGAGTCTGGGGAAAGTACTTTACTAACCGTAAGTGGGGCTGGAGATTCCGATACTATTCTATGGTCGACAGGCGAGTCTACTGCATCGATAACGGTAGCGCCAATAGGCACTACTACCTACTCGGTTACGGTAGTCAATGATTTAGGGTGCATCGGAGAAGATTCCGTTACGGTAAATGTCAACAGTGCTTGTGGTATCAACCCGGCATTCAAGATTCTACCACGTGATCAACCCGGAACCTATACGCCTGGAAATAGTACTGCGGCTTGTTTAGGGGATAACCTATACTTATGGATGCACATGGATCCCGACAACCTTTTCGATGGCCTAGCCGAAGATTACTCTGAGTGGAGTTTCACCTTCGAATTCCCTAACGGGGATGTCATTGTGCAGGATAGTCGACCGATCTGGCCAGGCAACCAAAGGGTTGAGAAATTAGATCTTCAAGAATCCGACTTTGGGGATATCAACATTTCCTGGGTATCTCCAGATGGTTGTGTTGGTTCTACAGTGTTCACGTTGAACTTTCCTGATGGAAGCAGCTGTGGACCTAACGGAACGAGGATCAGCGATTTCTACGCGCTTGGAGCTGTTTACCCAGTACCTGCGCAAAGCGGTTCAACGATCACGCTCGAGGTGAATACAAAAACCAAGTCGATCAGTACGGCCAAAGGAGCTTCGCAAAGCAAAAACTTTGTGGTTCCTACCAGCAAAACGACGATACAGGTAAGCTTGTACAACCTTAGCGGTAGATTGGTAGAAACTCCTAAATCGTACGATGTTGAGACAGGTATGGTTAAAGTTTATCATGAACTTAGCAACCTACCGACCGGCACTTACATTATAAGAGTCGATGGAGATGAATGGTTCGATAGCGACAACATCATTATCGAATAA
- the guaA gene encoding glutamine-hydrolyzing GMP synthase — MQNNVLILDFGSQYTQLIARRVRELNIFCEIKPFNKLPEDVSNYKAVILSGSPFSVRAKDAPHPDLSKIKGKKPLLGVCYGAQYLAHFNGGSVEKSNTREYGRANLSHVISDHPFFKHITIGSQVWMSHADTIKKLPEQATLLASTHDVANAAFKFEGEETYGIQFHPEVYHTTDGKQLLENFLVNIAGVAQTWTPDAFVESTVAELKAKIGTDKVILGLSGGVDSTVAAVLLHKAIGKNLHCIFVNNGLLRKNEFENVLKQYEGMGLNVKGVDASARFLDALEGESDPETKRKTIGRVFIEVFDDESHLVADAKWLAQGTIYPDVIESVSATGGPSATIKSHHNVGGLPDFMKLKVVEPLKMLFKDEVRRVGASMNVGSERLGRHPFPGPGLAIRILGDITREKVAILQEVDHIFIQGLRDWGLYDKVWQAGAMLLPVNSVGVMGDERTYEKCVALRAVESTDGMTADWVNLPYEFLQKTSNDIINKVPGVNRVVYDISSKPPATIEWE; from the coding sequence ATGCAAAATAACGTCCTTATTCTTGATTTTGGTTCGCAGTATACACAACTCATTGCCAGGCGCGTTCGCGAATTGAATATTTTCTGCGAAATCAAACCTTTTAACAAGTTGCCCGAAGATGTCTCGAACTATAAAGCGGTCATACTCTCCGGTTCTCCGTTTTCCGTCCGAGCCAAAGATGCACCACATCCCGATCTTTCAAAAATAAAAGGGAAGAAACCACTTTTAGGTGTTTGTTACGGCGCGCAGTATCTCGCCCATTTTAATGGCGGTAGTGTTGAAAAGTCGAATACTAGGGAGTATGGTCGTGCAAACCTTTCGCATGTTATATCGGACCATCCATTTTTTAAGCATATTACTATTGGAAGTCAAGTGTGGATGAGCCATGCCGATACGATTAAAAAACTACCAGAACAGGCGACCTTATTGGCGAGCACCCATGATGTTGCGAATGCCGCCTTTAAATTCGAGGGGGAAGAAACGTATGGTATTCAGTTTCACCCCGAGGTATATCATACCACGGACGGGAAACAGTTGTTGGAAAACTTTTTGGTAAATATTGCCGGGGTAGCGCAAACCTGGACGCCGGATGCTTTCGTAGAATCAACCGTAGCTGAATTAAAGGCCAAAATCGGTACCGATAAGGTCATTTTGGGGCTGTCGGGAGGCGTAGATTCCACGGTGGCCGCCGTGCTTTTGCACAAGGCTATCGGAAAAAACCTACACTGTATTTTTGTAAACAACGGATTGCTTCGCAAGAACGAGTTCGAAAATGTATTGAAGCAATACGAAGGTATGGGCCTTAACGTTAAAGGTGTAGATGCTTCGGCACGCTTTTTGGACGCGCTGGAAGGGGAAAGCGATCCTGAAACCAAAAGAAAGACGATAGGACGCGTTTTTATCGAGGTGTTCGATGATGAGTCGCATTTGGTTGCGGATGCGAAATGGCTTGCACAAGGTACCATCTATCCCGATGTTATCGAGTCGGTATCGGCCACTGGTGGTCCCTCGGCGACCATAAAAAGTCATCATAACGTGGGTGGTTTACCGGATTTTATGAAGTTGAAGGTAGTGGAGCCCTTGAAAATGTTGTTCAAAGATGAAGTGCGCAGGGTAGGGGCCAGTATGAACGTGGGGAGTGAGCGCTTGGGCCGTCATCCGTTTCCCGGACCCGGTCTTGCGATTCGTATTTTAGGCGATATAACACGTGAAAAAGTAGCTATACTTCAGGAGGTCGACCATATTTTTATACAAGGATTGCGCGATTGGGGACTTTATGACAAGGTCTGGCAGGCCGGAGCCATGCTTTTACCCGTAAATAGTGTAGGGGTCATGGGCGATGAGCGAACATATGAAAAATGTGTAGCTTTACGGGCGGTAGAAAGTACCGATGGCATGACGGCCGATTGGGTAAATCTGCCCTACGAATTTTTACAAAAGACCTCTAACGATATTATTAATAAAGTACCGGGTGTGAATAGGGTCGTTTACGATATCAGCTCGAAACCACCGGCGACAATAGAATGGGAATAA